A stretch of Usitatibacter palustris DNA encodes these proteins:
- a CDS encoding MOSC domain-containing protein has product MIRHIFIAPLKDAPAKSVEHVEALEEQGLEGDRYAEARNRKTPDCQVTFIELEEIAAFTAQTGLAMAPESPRRNIVTEGVRLNPLVGKRFRIGEALLEGLELCEPCGKFMRNTHREALKFFVHRGGLRARIVTGGQLRVGDKILAADE; this is encoded by the coding sequence ATGATCCGCCACATCTTCATCGCCCCGCTCAAGGACGCGCCCGCGAAATCCGTCGAGCACGTCGAGGCGCTGGAAGAGCAGGGCCTCGAGGGCGATCGCTACGCCGAGGCGCGCAACCGCAAGACTCCGGATTGCCAGGTCACTTTCATCGAGCTCGAGGAGATCGCCGCGTTCACCGCGCAGACGGGTCTCGCCATGGCGCCGGAGAGTCCCCGCCGCAACATCGTTACCGAAGGCGTACGGCTGAACCCGCTGGTGGGAAAGCGCTTCCGGATTGGTGAGGCCCTGTTGGAAGGGCTGGAGCTGTGCGAGCCGTGCGGCAAGTTCATGCGCAACACGCATCGCGAGGCGCTGAAGTTCTTCGTGCATCGCGGCGGCCTGCGCGCCCGCATCGTGACCGGCGGCCAGCTGCGGGTCGGCGACAAGATCCTCGCCGCGGACGAATGA
- the pgsA gene encoding CDP-diacylglycerol--glycerol-3-phosphate 3-phosphatidyltransferase, which translates to MQKLTLPDFLTWLRIVAIPLFVAVLYFPEDWLTVRQANVVSMWIFIAAAVTDWADGYLARKWNQVTPFGAFLDPVADKLMVAAALIVLAEKGLVDPFAALIIIGREITISALREWMAQVGQSKNVAVNIFGKLKTIAQLVAIPFLLFDGVLFGLFHTNPVGRVLIWIAALITLWSMVVYLKAALRPNVGS; encoded by the coding sequence GTGCAGAAACTGACCCTCCCCGACTTCCTCACCTGGCTGAGGATCGTCGCCATTCCGCTTTTCGTGGCGGTGCTGTATTTCCCGGAGGATTGGCTGACGGTACGCCAGGCGAACGTGGTCTCGATGTGGATCTTCATCGCGGCGGCGGTGACCGACTGGGCCGACGGCTATCTCGCCCGCAAGTGGAACCAGGTCACGCCATTCGGGGCATTCCTCGACCCGGTGGCCGACAAGCTGATGGTAGCCGCGGCGCTGATCGTGCTCGCCGAGAAGGGCCTCGTCGACCCGTTCGCCGCCCTCATCATCATCGGCCGGGAGATCACCATCTCCGCGCTACGCGAATGGATGGCGCAGGTGGGCCAGTCGAAGAACGTCGCGGTCAACATTTTCGGCAAGTTGAAGACCATCGCCCAGCTGGTCGCGATCCCGTTCCTGCTATTCGACGGCGTTCTCTTCGGGCTTTTCCACACCAATCCCGTGGGGCGGGTCCTGATCTGGATCGCGGCCCTCATCACGCTCTGGTCGATGGTGGTCTATCTCAAGGCGGCGCTGCGCCCGAACGTGGGCAGTTGA
- the uvrC gene encoding excinuclease ABC subunit UvrC, producing the protein MSAAFDSAAFVATLPTLPGIYKFFNATGDLIYVGKAKDLKKRVSTYFQKAHPSPRTTLMVAQIGAAEFSTTRTEADALLLENNLIKSQHPRYNVLFRDDKSYGYILVTGHRYPQIRFYRGVQQKGNSYFGPFPSSWAVRETIGHLQKIFRLRTCDDSVFSHRSRPCLLYQIHRCSGPCVGLIEEGAYKHDVEQARQFLEGKDEVVTSDLMRKMDTAAVELRYEDAAQYRDRIQMLQRIRSGQAVESAGAGDVDIVAAVESQGVWCVALAMVRAGRHLGDRCFFPVNASGSDAASVVEAFLTQHYVQQPVPARIVADTLELEDAAALEEMLAALSEHAVKVISRPIGESRLWVETARHNAAIALAARLAAQATQEARGLALQEFMGADAPIARIECFDISHTMGEAPIASCVVYEKGAMQTSEYRRYNVKDVEPGDDYGAMRYALNVRYRPLAEGQGKVPDLILIDGGKGQLSAARGVMVELGLSDIPMMGVAKGEERKPGLEQLFIAGEEEARRLPPEHPALHLIQQIRDEAHRFAITGHRAKRGKARRASTLEEIDAVGPKRRQQLLAHFGGLQGVMAAGVEDLARVEGISRKLAERIYNALH; encoded by the coding sequence GTGTCCGCGGCCTTCGACAGCGCCGCCTTCGTCGCGACGCTCCCGACCCTTCCCGGGATCTACAAGTTCTTCAATGCCACCGGCGACCTGATCTACGTCGGCAAGGCGAAGGACCTCAAGAAGCGCGTCTCCACGTACTTCCAGAAGGCGCATCCGAGCCCGCGCACCACGCTGATGGTGGCGCAGATCGGCGCGGCCGAGTTTTCGACCACGCGCACCGAAGCCGACGCGTTGCTGCTCGAGAACAACCTCATCAAGAGCCAGCACCCGCGCTACAACGTCCTGTTCCGCGACGACAAGAGCTACGGGTACATCCTCGTCACCGGCCACAGGTATCCGCAGATCCGCTTCTATCGCGGCGTGCAGCAGAAGGGCAACAGCTACTTCGGTCCCTTCCCGAGCTCGTGGGCCGTGCGCGAGACGATCGGTCACCTGCAGAAGATCTTCCGGCTGCGAACGTGCGATGACTCGGTGTTCTCGCACCGCTCGCGTCCGTGCCTTCTCTATCAGATCCATCGCTGCTCGGGCCCGTGCGTCGGGCTGATCGAGGAGGGCGCGTACAAGCATGACGTCGAGCAGGCCCGCCAGTTCCTCGAGGGCAAGGACGAGGTCGTGACCTCCGACCTCATGCGCAAGATGGATACCGCGGCCGTCGAGCTTCGCTACGAGGATGCGGCGCAGTATCGCGATCGCATCCAGATGCTCCAGCGCATCCGCTCCGGGCAGGCGGTGGAGTCCGCCGGCGCGGGTGACGTCGATATCGTCGCCGCCGTCGAGAGCCAGGGCGTGTGGTGTGTCGCGCTCGCGATGGTGCGGGCGGGCCGGCACCTGGGTGACCGCTGCTTCTTCCCGGTCAACGCGTCGGGCAGCGATGCCGCGAGCGTCGTGGAAGCCTTCCTCACGCAGCACTACGTCCAGCAGCCCGTGCCCGCGCGAATCGTTGCCGATACGCTCGAGCTCGAAGATGCCGCCGCGCTCGAAGAGATGCTCGCCGCGCTTTCGGAGCACGCGGTGAAAGTCATCTCGCGGCCCATCGGCGAATCGCGGCTCTGGGTCGAGACCGCGCGGCACAACGCGGCGATCGCGCTGGCGGCGCGCCTTGCCGCGCAGGCCACGCAGGAAGCGCGCGGCCTCGCGCTCCAGGAATTCATGGGCGCCGACGCCCCGATCGCGCGCATCGAGTGCTTCGACATCAGCCACACCATGGGCGAAGCGCCGATCGCTTCGTGCGTCGTGTACGAGAAGGGCGCGATGCAGACCTCGGAGTACCGCCGCTACAACGTGAAGGATGTGGAGCCGGGCGATGACTATGGCGCGATGCGCTATGCGTTGAACGTTCGCTACCGGCCGCTCGCCGAAGGGCAGGGCAAGGTCCCCGACCTCATCCTCATCGATGGCGGCAAGGGGCAGCTCTCGGCCGCGCGCGGCGTCATGGTCGAGCTGGGACTGTCCGACATCCCGATGATGGGTGTGGCCAAGGGCGAGGAGCGCAAGCCCGGACTCGAGCAGCTCTTCATCGCGGGGGAAGAGGAAGCGCGCCGCCTGCCGCCCGAGCATCCGGCGCTGCACCTCATCCAGCAGATCCGCGACGAGGCGCATCGCTTCGCGATCACCGGCCATCGCGCCAAGCGCGGCAAGGCGCGGCGCGCATCGACCCTCGAGGAAATCGATGCCGTCGGGCCGAAGCGCCGCCAGCAGCTCCTGGCCCACTTTGGCGGCCTGCAGGGGGTGATGGCCGCCGGCGTCGAGGATCTCGCACGCGTGGAAGGCATCAGCCGTAAACTCGCGGAGCGAATCTACAACGCGCTCCACTGA
- the nagZ gene encoding beta-N-acetylhexosaminidase: MKLGPVMVDVAGLELTPDDIERLQHPQVGGVILFARNFAAPLQLIQLTHSIRELRKPSLLIAVDHEGGRVQRFKHGFTAIPAMRQLGQLWDHDPAQALAAARGCGFVMGSELQAHGVDFTFAPVLDADHGESAVIGDRALHRDPNVIAVLAEALQAGLQAAGMASVGKHFPGHGFVQADSHLEVPTDSRTMSEIAHSDLIPFQRLARSGMGGMMPAHVIYTKIDSKPAGFSSVWLQKILREKLGFEGLIFSDDLAMEGASTAGGMVARANAALNAGCDMVLICNDPRAQDTLLEGLERRPVAPTLVRRLDRMRGKAISTAALKASAAYLAAAENLARVRQG; the protein is encoded by the coding sequence GTGAAGCTTGGTCCGGTCATGGTGGACGTCGCGGGCCTCGAGCTGACGCCCGACGACATCGAGCGCCTGCAGCATCCGCAGGTCGGTGGCGTCATCCTCTTCGCGCGCAATTTCGCAGCCCCGCTGCAACTGATCCAGCTCACGCACTCGATCCGCGAGCTGCGCAAGCCTTCGCTCTTGATCGCGGTCGACCATGAAGGCGGCCGCGTGCAGCGCTTCAAGCACGGTTTCACGGCGATCCCCGCGATGCGCCAGCTCGGCCAGCTCTGGGACCACGATCCGGCGCAGGCGCTCGCCGCCGCGCGCGGCTGCGGCTTCGTGATGGGCAGCGAGCTCCAGGCGCATGGCGTCGATTTCACATTTGCTCCGGTGCTCGATGCGGACCATGGCGAATCGGCCGTGATCGGCGATCGCGCGCTGCACCGGGATCCGAACGTCATCGCGGTGCTGGCCGAGGCGCTGCAAGCGGGCCTGCAGGCCGCGGGCATGGCGAGCGTGGGCAAGCATTTCCCGGGGCACGGCTTCGTGCAGGCCGACTCGCACCTGGAGGTGCCCACCGACTCGCGCACGATGTCGGAGATCGCGCACAGCGATCTCATTCCCTTCCAGCGCCTCGCGCGCTCGGGCATGGGCGGGATGATGCCCGCGCATGTCATCTACACGAAGATCGATTCCAAGCCGGCGGGTTTTTCGAGCGTGTGGCTGCAGAAGATCCTGCGCGAGAAGTTGGGCTTCGAAGGCCTCATCTTCTCGGACGATCTCGCGATGGAGGGAGCGAGCACCGCGGGGGGCATGGTGGCGCGCGCGAATGCAGCGCTCAACGCCGGCTGCGACATGGTCCTCATCTGCAACGATCCCCGAGCGCAGGACACACTGCTCGAAGGTCTCGAGCGGCGCCCGGTTGCGCCCACGCTCGTGCGTCGCCTCGACCGCATGCGCGGCAAGGCCATTTCCACCGCCGCGCTCAAGGCGAGCGCGGCCTACCTGGCGGCGGCCGAGAACCTCGCGCGCGTGCGCCAAGGCTGA
- the acpS gene encoding holo-ACP synthase, which translates to MIQGLGTDVVSIDRIAKALDRFGARFVNRILAPEERPRYERTLKKASHLAKRFAAKEAFAKAIGTGIRTPFTWHSVAVGRDPSGKPNLQPNAGMARYLAGRGVTASHVTLTDDAGVAVATVILEGEKS; encoded by the coding sequence GTGATCCAGGGCCTGGGCACCGACGTGGTCTCGATCGATCGCATCGCGAAGGCGCTCGACCGCTTCGGCGCGCGCTTCGTGAACCGCATCCTCGCGCCCGAAGAGCGGCCGCGCTACGAGCGCACGCTCAAGAAGGCGAGCCACCTCGCCAAGCGCTTCGCGGCGAAGGAAGCTTTCGCCAAGGCGATCGGCACGGGCATCCGCACGCCGTTCACCTGGCATTCGGTGGCTGTCGGGCGCGATCCCAGCGGCAAGCCCAACCTGCAGCCCAACGCCGGCATGGCCCGCTACCTTGCGGGACGCGGCGTGACGGCGTCCCATGTCACGCTGACCGACGACGCGGGTGTCGCGGTCGCAACCGTCATCCTGGAAGGGGAGAAGTCGTGA
- a CDS encoding pyridoxine 5'-phosphate synthase, with the protein MIELGVNIDHIATIRQARRTYEPDPVWAAVEAHLGGADGITVHLREDRRHIQDEDVRRLRELTHIKLNFEMGATDEMVAIATRIKPEMAMLVPEGREEVTTEGGLDIVSQEKRVKKQVDKLAKAGIVVSVFIDADPKQVAAAERVGARVCEIHTGPYAHAFHSKGRDTESPAVVKELEKIRKAGEAIRKAGMRFNAGHALNYFNVQPVAALPGIRELHIGHAIVSRAVFVGMREAVREMKALMREAK; encoded by the coding sequence TTGATCGAGCTCGGCGTCAACATCGACCACATCGCGACGATCCGCCAGGCGCGGCGCACGTACGAGCCCGACCCCGTGTGGGCGGCCGTGGAAGCCCACCTGGGCGGCGCGGATGGCATCACCGTGCATCTTCGCGAGGACCGCCGCCACATCCAGGACGAAGACGTTCGGCGCCTGCGCGAGCTCACGCACATCAAGCTCAATTTCGAGATGGGCGCGACCGACGAGATGGTCGCGATCGCCACGCGCATCAAGCCCGAGATGGCGATGCTCGTGCCCGAAGGCCGCGAGGAGGTCACCACCGAAGGCGGCCTCGACATCGTCTCGCAGGAAAAGCGCGTGAAGAAGCAGGTCGACAAGCTCGCCAAGGCGGGCATCGTCGTGAGCGTGTTCATCGACGCCGATCCCAAGCAGGTCGCCGCGGCTGAACGCGTCGGCGCGCGCGTCTGCGAGATCCACACCGGTCCCTATGCGCACGCGTTCCATTCGAAGGGACGCGACACCGAGAGCCCCGCGGTGGTGAAGGAGCTCGAGAAGATCCGCAAGGCGGGCGAAGCGATCCGCAAGGCGGGCATGCGCTTCAACGCGGGCCACGCGCTCAACTATTTCAACGTTCAGCCCGTCGCCGCGCTCCCGGGCATCCGCGAGCTGCACATCGGGCATGCCATCGTGAGCCGCGCCGTGTTCGTCGGCATGCGCGAAGCGGTGCGCGAGATGAAGGCCCTGATGCGGGAGGCCAAGTGA